The following is a genomic window from Anopheles aquasalis chromosome 3, idAnoAquaMG_Q_19, whole genome shotgun sequence.
AAGATTTTTTGAGAACTAACCCAATAAAATTTGGTACAAAAACCGTGGATTGCAACCCACACGCCTAGTATCTATCGTACTGGAGCAGAGTAAAGCATTAAATGAAACGAGTAGAAAGCGTTAATAAAACAGGAATTAGCAGGAATTTTATTTCCAGCAACAACTTGTATTTTCAAATGAACGATTCCTTATTACTTTAATATTACTACGAATTCTATTGGCCCTGTCTCGAtcacaacataaaacaaatgacaGGATCTAAtgttattttgtatttttaaagtatcaatttaatttgcattGATCTTTTTCCCTTTATTATAACTGCATCATTTGACTTTAATACTATCATTTCGTCTCTTAAAGAAGTCATCAAGAAGATCATAGTCTATGATACATTATCGATATGCTATCAAAACCCTTCAAGCATTGCGATACAATTACCTAGAAAGTATGTTCTATTAGACCTTTCGAATAGTCAATTCCACGAAcagaaggaacaaaaaattaaGCGGAATTTTATGCTCGCTCTGGATCTGTGTACCTTGTGCTACATTTTATGttctttaatttatttttcaccccaaaaaataaaaaaaaagaaccttgATCACCTTCCACCGTGTATCGCGAGAACGCAGCAAATGGATTTTACATTCACCACCCGTAAACCATCGCCAAATCATGGCCATATTTAGCTTGTTTAACATATCGATTGGTTTTCCctatcgtttgtttttgcacctcctcctcctccttgacGGACTTTCTGACTCGCGAAGCATGGCCCGTGCACGGCCCGGGTCCACAGCTGCGGAAATAATTTCTTATCACCACAAACAGGCCATCCCCAGCGCACAAGCGGACCGAGCATTGGTCTGGCTCTGTGGAACAACACAAACATGCAGCAAGGTAACGATGCTGTTACTGTAAACCCCGCGTGTATATCTTTTGACGAGCCCAaccggcgccaccaccgtacgatcGTGGCACTGCACCAGACATAAAGCATCTGGTAGCGTTGGCCAGACCCCCCACCTACCTACCGCGCGGTGTGTACCGAGCGCGTCAAAGTGCAAAACTACTTTCGTTGAGTCACCTCCGCaacgctgctgatgctgctgctgctgctggaaaggtGGAAACAAATCCAATTTAGTATTTGCACACCGTACCGGTTCCGGTCGCCGGTTGAACCATGGCACGGCACAACACGGCACGAAGGTGCAGAAAGGGAgaagtgaatgaaaaatgaaactgcAAGCATTTATTCAATAATGCTGGCTATGCAAGCAATGCAATCCGGCGAACGAGTGCAACGAGTAGTGAGCGCGTGTTGTTGCGCCCATGACCCTGCCGGTCGGTACCCAAGGGGCCACACCGTCGATGGCCAAATGATGTTTCAGCACAACAgccacggcggtggcggctgtgGCAGTGGCGGGGTTTGATAACGAAAAAGCTGTTTACACACAACGAATCACGAGTGCAACAGCCATTATGGTGTTTGCAGCATGATGGAGGGTGCTATGTGTATATTCGTCgcagtgttgctgttgaattcTGGATTTTTGGGAGAACTTGGAATGTTGATTTGAAGCTAGAAGAATATTCAAATGGTAGACACAATGTGAAGATGTCCGTGATCGATCGTTTAAAGTCTAATGGAAGCGTGATAGCGTCGGGGGAATTACGCGAAATGTCAAAGTTCGGCTCCAAGGCTTATCCGGCCACCCTATTTGAATCCATCTTCCGCTCCTATCAGTGCAAAtagagccagcgagcgaaggtCATGATTTGATTAGACGTGCTCGTTCGCTCTAAAGCTTACAAACAACGATGCTTTGCGCCTGCCAATGATAGCACAGCGACTGCATCCGGAATTCCCATCACGGAGCATCACGTCAATCGCTCTTCCCGGTACCACTTCAGGGACCACGGGGCTGTGGACCTTTGTCAAGCTCAGCCTCTACCGTTGATCCGTAATCATGCTCCTCACTGTATAATCCCCTGCGAGATGTCACGGCTAATGGAATGGCTCAGCTGGTCTTTAATCTCCcgttctctatctctctctctctctgtccagcATTCTAATCCTTGGAATCGAAATGAGATAAGACAGGGCTCAACTGTCAAACCTGTTTTGATGATCGAACTCGACGAAACAGACTCTCACCAACGCTAACACAACGCTCTCAGCGATCAACCTTCAATGTCTGGCTTGAGACTTCACGGGAGAATCGCCAGAATATGGAGCAAACTGGTTCCACCGAAAGCATGAGTGTGTCATCAGCTTAGCGGCATGGCCTCGTCCACGGGGCAAACCCTGTCACTGTTGCCTGCCGCTGTTGCGACCGGTAATCGTGTAAACAAATGTGTGtgacgaaaaaggaaattcaattatacgagcgccaccaccatctccccTTCACGCTTACCGGTCGTCCAGCGAGTTGCATTCGATCGCCAGCATACTGCCCGGGGCTATGATTCACGCGATCATCTGGCATTcacctccttctctctttcgctctctctccgtctctccgtctctccttcgtttgctgcttgttgttaTGATGGTTGTAGTGCTTGATAAGACGAGAGATGGCCCctcgaccggaccggaggctGTGACCTCCGTGGCCAAACATGTGAAAGAGTGACGAGCGAACGTACGTAACACGTAAGCGCACGAGGAAACGAGAAGCGAAACGGCGCAAAGCAACGCACGATCAATTGAATAATCGACCAGACCGGACCGTGGCCTGCGGGTGAGGGATTAGCgggctgttgtgttgtgttgtgttgtgccggACCGTTGAACGAGCTCGCTACAAGAGGAACTTCCCCCCGGGGTACTGTCTGCTCCAACCGGCCAGTGGAACTTTAGCGCTCGTCCAAGCAAGACGTCCGTTGTCTTCGGCGCCCCAGCGTGAATCATCGCAGCAAGCGCAGTGATTTGTGGTAGAAGATTCGCGATCAGTTCAGAGCAAACAACAGTCAGTGAGTGGAGTagggtgtatttgtgtgttatCGTGCAGAAAACTAGCAGCcgaatcacgatcacgatggcTTTCAAGCTTCGGTgcgtgctggcggtggccatcGCTTCGCTGGTCTGCCTCTCCAGTACGGTCCAGGGTCATACGTACAAAACGGGTGAATGTCCTACGGTCGAACCGATGAGCGGTTTCCAGATGAAGCAGGTAGGTACTCCGGCGGTGGTGTAGATGAAGAAAAAGTAGTATCTTGACTGCCATGCGAGTGCGTAATACGATTGTACAATGACGTTATCATCACAACGCCGCCGCTGACTGATAACCTTTCACATCATACTCGCTTTCACCGTTTGAGTGGAGTCTGGCTGTTTGCTTTTATGTGAAGATTAAGTAAAGAGAACCTTGATGAAGCTACTCGATGCGAGTGTATTTGTGTTTCACGTTAGAGCATGATCATTGATCATAAAGGCGTATCAGATGATCGTTTCAAAGTGCGAACAATTACGCCGTATACTAGTTCGCAAACTACTGATGCTAATGACGTGTGATATCACACAATCATCTTGCGTGTTTCTTTACTGCATACCTTCCTAGTGACTCTACCAAAGCGGATGAATCACTGAGTCGGTAACGGTAACAACAACTGCTTAACAATGCAACGACAAGGCCTCTCTAGACAGCACAGTCACGCCCTGCTGATGGACCATTGGTGCctttttaaaatatgtaaacCATTCTCGTAGGCCAAACTGAAAgcaccccccccgggcgggtcGCTAGAGTGCCAGAGCGTTAACCCTCCTCAAACGCACGTTTCTAATTGTGCGGCAATAATCAGCCGGCCTCACCGGGCTAGACCTGCTGGACCGAAAATGGACCCACCCCAGCCAttatcgtggcgtggcgtgagtTTTTGCTTCGTCTTTTCGCAGTTCTTTGTCCAGTCGGGCAACAAAGGCAGAACGAGAGCGTGCCAAACGCGAAAAGCTTTCAGCCACTACAGGCAGAGTCCCGAAGTTATGGTTTTTATTCGCAAATAAATCCAATAAATATCCTGCATCCTGTCGTCCCGAAAACGCTCTGTCAGAAGTCGCTGATCCACTTCACTTCCGGATGAATGCGATTTCGCCCTGGgacgggggtgggggggggggggtgctccTCATgtggaaaaaacgaaacggaaacgaaatcgaGAGGGTTTGGGGGGGTTAACAAGACGAAGACTAATGCTATACCAAGAGTCTGCGGGCCGGCTGGTAGCCGCCTGTTGCCGACGTTGATTGATGGCACTTTAGTCGTCGGGCTCCGAAAAGAagaatgctctctctctctcgtccgaGGTGCGCGTATGTCCGCTTCCCCCCTCGGGGGAACGATACCGGTACTTCTATCGACTTTTTGATTCTTAGCCGGACTTAAGAGACGACCGCAGATGGTGTGGACGGTGTAAGTGAAAGCGCATCGCCTGCCACAATCGATAGGAcgataattcaattttccctcaCATTTGCCCATTGTCTTTGGTGAGTGGTGATGTTACTTGTTGTCCAGTTGAAGGACACTTGGTGCAGTTTTCGTTAAGAGGGTTCTAGATTTGGGATAATGTAATCCATCAGCAACTCTCAGGAGTGTTCCAAGAAATGTTTTACCATTTCTCGTGATAGCGAATGGGGTAGTGTTATGCAGAAGTTATGTCGCAATCTCTCTAAAGGCTTCTAATTAAACCCCACACAAACGGACACACACGTACCTGTCGGCAAGAATTTAAATTACGTTGATTGCACGTCGTGACTGCTCCGAACTCACCGGTGAAAATTACAGTTCCTTGTCCTCCAGGCAGTGTTCATTGGACCTGCCGAGCTGATGGAACGATGCGCCGGGCCGGGATATTAATGGCCACCATTCCTTCCACAAACTCATAAGACGAAGACACAAACCGTGCACATCCTTCAACGGGCATCTACAGGTGCGAGAAACAAAGCGACAAGTACAGGCGACCCCCGGTAGCGAGACCTTTCCTCCGAGGTGAGCATTACTCACGAGCCAACGAGCAAAAAGCAGACCCGACCAGACGAAGATGGTGTGTAAGGTGGAaagataaattttcatttttgaaaattcccCCATGACGTACGGTCTCTGTCACCAAGTTGCGAAAGGGAAGGCAGTATGAGGCGTTCCAACTAGAGCAGAGCAACTGTCCTCATGTCGTGTCAttaacccccggggggggaaaaaatgaagaataatCACCGCCGAAGAACGAACGGGCTAGCCGACCGGTGAAGGATGTCCTCAAGTTGGCATAAGTTTTCGTCAGTCCCATTTGATGAAAGTTTTGTTGAACAAACTCCTTTATTCATGTGCAACGTAGCGCCATCAAAGGGGTGGACCGCCAGCGTGTGGACGAATACGGATGTGGAGCCAACGACTTGGAAAAGGACATTCCGTATGGTCCAGCGGACAAGTCCGGCGTCCGGCTTTCTCATTTCCGCCTATACCGGCAACTCATTTATGGTAAACGATTGGGAACATGGCCATGGAACGGCCAGAATGTGTAGTCCGCCCAACTATTGCGTTACGAAAGGGTGTTTTCTGAAGTGCCAGAAGGTTGGTGTAAACTTTAACCAGCCAATCAAAActtgtgcctgtgtgcgttaCAAGGAAAGGCCCAACACATCGCTCCGGACGCGAACAGGCCACGCTGCCACGACCCTGACCCGTCAATCCTCCTTCGCGTACATGACCGAGACCCTGAAAGCCAACGCTCCCGGAAGAGCGACTCCTCTAGCGGGAGAAAGTTCGTCCTTCGTTCTTCGGCGCGCAGCACGCAACACGCCATCCGCGAGCGACAGCGAAGGAGTAAACTTTAGCTGGTAAGCCTGTATCGGTCAAAGTTTAAGATTACAAACGATGGACAGTCAAGTTCccggcctgccagcctgcctacCGAACAATGCGCCCGACTCGGTAGGCGCGCCACCGGACAAATTATCCAAAGCAAACAGGATGATGCCCGGCGTTCCCGGCGGAGGGCCCTCCGCGAGTTGTGTAGCGGAAGCAGCACGAAAGAATGTGAAGAACTGCTccgttccaccaccaaaccaacttCCATCGACTTCCGATGAATGTTGTTCcgtacacaacaacaacaacaacattcactggaattgttgctgcagctttcAGCGAAGCTGTCCGTACGTCCCGGTACGCCGCGGGCCTTTATCTACATTGTACGTGAGGGATGGAACTTTGTATTAAATCGAACCCTTTTTCGCAAATTACCGATGCCTGGCGAGCCGGGCCCGTAATTAGTGTCAGTGAGTTGTTGTCTCCGTTTGCCTTTTGAAATGTAGGGACGCTTCATTGTAGGACTGCCTCCTCGTTGTGTAAACAAATTAGCCCATTGTCATTACGATAATGTAGTCAGGCAGACAGGTGAGTAATCGAGAGTTTTGAGGTTAGAAACACGGAATTTCGATTAACTCGATGGACAGGGAGAAActtggttgctgcgatggcaTGTGTTGACAATCGTAGTAAGCGAACGTCCATCCTTCAATCAAACTAGAGCAACTAGGGACGTCTAATTTGATTTAGGTTAACAATACGGACTAAAAGTGCTCTATTCTTCTTCGGTATCATTGCGAACACAATTCTCCCAGACGTATCCATTACTTACGGCCGCTGTCAACattaataaaagaaaaagaacccGAAAAGACCAAACTAACCTGTCCATTCTTTCACCGTAGTTCCTGGGCATCTGGTACGTCATCCAGAAGACGGGCACGGCATCAACGTGTGTGATCTATAACATCACGAAAAACGTGGAAACACCGGACGAGTACTTCATCGAGCAGGTGTCCCAGAAGGCACCGCTTTCGCTCGCACCCATCAAGCACGAGTACTCGTACACCGGAAAGCTGACCGTTACCGATCGGGATGTACCGGCCCGCATGACCGTCCGGTTTCCGCTCAGTAAGTGACGAAGACGCCCGGTGTCGCCGATGACGTCAGCCGGTGAAGCGAAGGTGTTGCGTATCCGTAACCCCGTTGCTAATGtgcgctccctctctctctctttctcttcatccGCCATTTGCAGGTGTTGCCGGTTCAGCAAAGTTTGTCATATTCATGACCGACTACGATACGTACGCCGGTGTGTTCTCGTGCCAGAAGATACCGTTCGGCCATCGCCAGAGTGCGACACTGCTGTCGAGGACGCGCGATTTGGATAAAATCTACGTCGACAAGGTAGGTGCATCACAGGACACAGCAGTGACCGGTTGTGATGGTCAAATAAAGCTCGCTTCAGGACCCGGGGTAGTTTGACAAAACTTCACCAGAAAAAGGTGTCGCCTAAATGGTCACCAAAGGGGTGTTTGAAGTCACCGTGCGAGTTCGGGGCCACAGAACATGGACCGACGACATTCGTTGCAGCtgccggaaccgaaaccgaatgtcGTTACTACACGAATGTTGTCAACGGTGTTTGCACATTCCAACGTCCAACGTTACCGTACCGAGGGGACTACCTTCACGGACATGTTCTCTCGATCTCCCCATTCCCTTTCCATCAGAACTAGCACGCATTCTCTCGGCTTACACGAGTGGTGTCGATTCCGAGTCGAATGGTGTTGAAAGTTCTATCGCGTTGTCACTTCGCATC
Proteins encoded in this region:
- the LOC126576413 gene encoding apolipoprotein D-like gives rise to the protein MAFKLRCVLAVAIASLVCLSSTVQGHTYKTGECPTVEPMSGFQMKQFLGIWYVIQKTGTASTCVIYNITKNVETPDEYFIEQVSQKAPLSLAPIKHEYSYTGKLTVTDRDVPARMTVRFPLSVAGSAKFVIFMTDYDTYAGVFSCQKIPFGHRQSATLLSRTRDLDKIYVDKIRSRLAGYSVDPFDLSIVNQTGCPKEGEAGWNIHIDPDTFSTRNIANAFRKAGEAIGDGFEAAVNAGKKLYNKYRESDEDYATVEETTNPNRAERLVNQAEWLP